The following proteins are encoded in a genomic region of Sphaeramia orbicularis chromosome 2, fSphaOr1.1, whole genome shotgun sequence:
- the LOC115435139 gene encoding OX-2 membrane glycoprotein-like isoform X2 yields the protein MSHQGVVCLLLWFGAFIKGVNAEVQNTSVKVGGEAFLNCHLMKSEDVVQVTWQKISPEINLATNSKYFSPRVNPEFRHKVEFKDAGLQNSTIIIKNVNQQDEGCYNCLFNIQHQGVITCKTCLLIYELNEPVLHVSKSSSTAEFIVSCSATGRPAPTVTLSVQGQNFSHTSTVRVPNTNGTVTVNTTAVLSGLHRTSTRVRCSVRLAFGSETEVFTTIPGFDEERSPSDSDDSLTWISVPVVLVCAVVVAVVVAVIITPLFKKHMTCLSHSDHEENEDEEVGKELKDTHKTPLAGTPSNKTLLNEENEVTSTDYLRQWGSAEKNQPRANLEQKNSTVKD from the exons GTGTAAATGCTGAGGTTCAGAATACTTCAGTGAAGGTAGGAGGTGAAGCCTTCCTCAACTGTCACCTCATGAAATCTGAAGATGTTGTACAAGTCACATGGCAGAAGATTTCACCTGAGATTAATCTGGCCACCAATAGCAAGTACTTTAGTCCAAGAGTGAATCCAGAGTTCAGACACAAGGTGGAGTTTAAAGATGCTGGACTGCAGAACAGCACCATAATTATCAAGAATGTGAACCAGCAGGATGAAGGATGTTATAACTGTCTGTTTAACATCCAACACCAGGGGGTTATCACCTGCAAAACCTGCCTCCTGATCTATG AGCTGAATGAACCTGTTCTACATGTCAGTAAATCGTCCTCTACTGCAGAGTTCAttgtgtcctgttcagccactggtCGACCTGCTCCCACTGTCACTCTGAGTGTCCAGGGACAAAACTTTTCACACACCAGTACCGTCAGAGTCCCCAACACTAACGGTACAGTGACGGTCAACACTACAGCTGTACTGTCAGGTCTGCACAGAACCAGTACTAGAGTTAGATGTTCAGTCCGACTGGCCTTTGGTTCTGAGACAGAGGTGTTTACAACCATTCCTG gttTTGATGAGGAACGTTCACCCAGTGACAGTGATGACA GTTTGACCTGGATCAGTGtgcctgtggttctggtctgtgctgttgttgttgctgttgttgttgctgtcatCATCACACCTTTGTTCAAAAAACATATGACATG TCTTTCTCACAGTGACCATGAGGAGAATGAAGATGAGGAAGTGGGAAAGGAACTCAAAGACACTCACAA AACGCCATTGGCTGGAACGCCATCAAACAAAACACTGCTCAATGAGGAGAATGAAGTTACTTCCACTGATTATTTGAGGCAGTGGGGATCTGCTGAGAAGAATCAACCAAGGGCCAACCTGGAGCAGAAAAATTCAACAGTAAAAGACTGA
- the LOC115435139 gene encoding OX-2 membrane glycoprotein-like isoform X1 produces the protein MSHQGVVCLLLLFGAVIKGVNAEVQNTSVKVGGEAFLNCHLMKSEDVVQVTWQKISPEINLATNSKYFSPRVNPEFRHKVEFKDAGLQNSTIIIKNVNQQDEGCYNCLFNIQHQGVITCKTCLLIYELNEPVLHVSKSSSTAEFIVSCSATGRPAPTVTLSVQGQNFSHTSTVRVPNTNGTVTVNTTAVLSGLHRTSTRVRCSVRLAFGSETEVFTTIPGFDEERSPSDSDDSLTWISVPVVLVCAVVVAVVVAVIITPLFKKHMTCLSHSDHEENEDEEVGKELKDTHKTPLAGTPSNKTLLNEENEVTSTDYLRQWGSAEKNQPRANLEQKNSTVKD, from the exons GTGTAAATGCTGAGGTTCAGAATACTTCAGTGAAGGTAGGAGGTGAAGCCTTCCTCAACTGTCACCTCATGAAATCTGAAGATGTTGTACAAGTCACATGGCAGAAGATTTCACCTGAGATTAATCTGGCCACCAATAGCAAGTACTTTAGTCCAAGAGTGAATCCAGAGTTCAGACACAAGGTGGAGTTTAAAGATGCTGGACTGCAGAACAGCACCATAATTATCAAGAATGTGAACCAGCAGGATGAAGGATGTTATAACTGTCTGTTTAACATCCAACACCAGGGGGTTATCACCTGCAAAACCTGCCTCCTGATCTATG AGCTGAATGAACCTGTTCTACATGTCAGTAAATCGTCCTCTACTGCAGAGTTCAttgtgtcctgttcagccactggtCGACCTGCTCCCACTGTCACTCTGAGTGTCCAGGGACAAAACTTTTCACACACCAGTACCGTCAGAGTCCCCAACACTAACGGTACAGTGACGGTCAACACTACAGCTGTACTGTCAGGTCTGCACAGAACCAGTACTAGAGTTAGATGTTCAGTCCGACTGGCCTTTGGTTCTGAGACAGAGGTGTTTACAACCATTCCTG gttTTGATGAGGAACGTTCACCCAGTGACAGTGATGACA GTTTGACCTGGATCAGTGtgcctgtggttctggtctgtgctgttgttgttgctgttgttgttgctgtcatCATCACACCTTTGTTCAAAAAACATATGACATG TCTTTCTCACAGTGACCATGAGGAGAATGAAGATGAGGAAGTGGGAAAGGAACTCAAAGACACTCACAA AACGCCATTGGCTGGAACGCCATCAAACAAAACACTGCTCAATGAGGAGAATGAAGTTACTTCCACTGATTATTTGAGGCAGTGGGGATCTGCTGAGAAGAATCAACCAAGGGCCAACCTGGAGCAGAAAAATTCAACAGTAAAAGACTGA